One Amblyomma americanum isolate KBUSLIRL-KWMA chromosome 8, ASM5285725v1, whole genome shotgun sequence DNA window includes the following coding sequences:
- the LOC144100415 gene encoding uncharacterized protein LOC144100415, translated as MMMLAALYISGVAFVACRATNDKGENEESAGAPGDTAAAAPAEEEILGEKLCSAWVGAAKKCANQTKRKGTAPEMYKAMEDRHFMVMIMQCFKESTSPQDMTHACESPESLAIMALCTKTTLFENSPRVSRTAVMKFSDALSECISTVVKKPFPYG; from the exons ATGATGATGCTTGCGGCGCTGTACATTTCTGGCGTGGCTTTTGTAGCATGTCGAGCTACAAACGACAAAGGCGAAAACGAGGAGTCTGCCGGCGCACCAGGTGACACCGCAGCTGCGGCGCCCGCCGAAGAAGAAATTCTAGGTGAAAAGTTGTGCTCAGCAT GGGTGGGTGCAGCAAAGAAGTGCGCAAACCaaacaaaaaggaaaggaacTGCACCTGAAATGTACAAAGCG ATGGAGGACAGACACTTTATGGTGATGATTATGCAGTGCTTCAAGGAGAGCACTAGCCCACAGGACATGACCCACGCATGTGAGAGCCCCGAATCG ctggcAATCATGGCTCTTTGCACGAAAACTACCCTCTTCGAGAATTCG CCTCGCGTCAGCAGAACTGCCGTGATGAAATTTTCAGACGCCCTTTCA GAGTGCATCTCCACTGTAGTCAAAAAACCGTTCCCGTACGGGTGA